The genomic window GCGAGGCCAGGAACTTCCTGCTCGGGCTGGCGGCGGCCATGAGCGTGTCGGCCGTGCTATGGGTCTTGATCGCCGGCACGCGGCTGAAGCAATTTCCGGCCGACTTCGCTGCAATGAGCCCGGGTCTGCGGCTTCTGTTCTACGTCGCCATGGGCACGATCACGTTGCCGGTGCTGACATCGCTCGTGATGGGCACTGATCTGCCGTCGCTGTGGGCATTGCAGGGGCTGTTCCTGTTCGCCGTTCTCGTGGTTTGCGGCGCGCGCTATCCGATCGAGCGCTTCTACACCGTCAACCTCACCGTGACCGTGGCTGGCGTCGCGCTCGTTGCGGTCATGGTCGTAGCGCCGATCCATGCCGTCTATCGCAACGATCACGGTTACGAAGAAGGCCGGAATTTCTACGCGCAGGTGGCCGGCGAATTGACGCGCGAATGGCGCGAGCTGGCCGGCACGCCGCTCAGCGCCGTGAGCGGTGATGATTCGCTGGCCTTCGCGACGGCGTTCTACAGCCCCGACCATCCGCATTGTGCACGGCCGTTCGAGCATCAAAACTCCTGGGGCTTGCCGCGCAAGGCGACGCTGGACCGCGGCTGGGCCGCGCTCTGTTTTCGCGGCCAGGACTATTGTGGCAGGTGGATGGAATGGGTGTCCTCGAAAGCCGGACACGTCGTCAGGCGCGAGTTCACCGTGCAGGCAACTCTGTGGGGGCGGCCCGGCCTGTCGCGGAAGGTGGTCGTGCTGATGGTGCCGCCGCGAGGAAGCGGGGCGGCGCCCGAGAGCGCTGCTGAGGATTTCAGCGCCCGCAGGCGGGCGGCCGAATAGATTTCGTGATCAGCAATGGCTGTCGCGTACCTGCTCGAGCCCCTCGCTCGCCAAAGGCGTCGTGAACGTGGTCTGCTCAGCGTCCGGCTCCGAACGCTCCTGTTTCTGCGGTTTCGCCTCGCGGTTTTCGCGGTGTTCCAGTTCCATTAACGTGGCCTCTCGAATTGCTGCAGGACAACATCGAGAGGGACGGGAAGTTCCTCACGCGATCGGGCGATGATGCGGCTTGAACAGCCGTCCCTTTTCCACCGCCAGCACGATCGCGAGCGCTGCGAGCATCGACAGGAAGAAGCCGACCGAGAACGGCAGCAGCGTGCCGTCGAAGCTTCGCCCGATCAGGGACTCACGCATGCAAGCGAGGTGCTTTTTGCGCCGTGGGGAATGACCGACGATTGACCTTCAATTGCTTTCGCGAAGGCAATCGCAAGAGCTGCAACGGCTACACCAGCGAAGATGTCCACAAAGTAGTGTCCACCCCACAAGGGCGTTGCTGCCAGCATTGCAACGCACTGAGCATGGCATCCTGCAATGGCAAATTTGCAGATGCTGCGACGTAGGTCAGGACGGCCCCGAGCATGGACACAAGGCCTAACTGGGCGATGGAAATAAGAACGTACGCAATGCGCACGGCGCGTACTCGTGACAACAAGACGTGACCTGCCGCCGTGAGACCTGCAACCGTCGCCATGCCCCCCAACAACTCGCCTTCGAGGGCCATCGAGAGTTTCAACAAGGCAAGGGATACACCGACGAATAGCGCCAGAATTGTAATAGTGATCCAGTTCAGCAGGTAGAGACCATAGGCTTCCACTGCTTCTGAACTCGTTTGCGCTCCCGCGGATTGGGCGGGACTGTTTCTCACGTAAGCACGAACGGTCATGCGCCGCCATTTCCTGCATCTTCCGGGAAATATATGGCAACACAACCTTTAATATATCAACAACCTGACGACGTCATTAGGCGATGAAACAACCCTCATTCCCAATCGAATCTCTACGAGAGCAGGATCCATTCCGGCAAAATTGAAATAAAGACATCGCATAATCTCAAGATTAGAGATGTCTGCACAAGTGACGACTTCCACTAGGAAGGCGTCAGGGCGCTCTTGTGGCACCGACCGTTACGTTAAAGTGTATAACGCGCTCAGCAGGGCGCGCCCGCCCCGAACGTCCGAGCTTCCTCACGCGGTGGGGCGATGATGCGGCTTGAACAGCCGTCCCTTTTCCACCACCAGCACGATCGCGAGCGCTGCGAGCGTCGACAGGAAGAAGCCGATCGAGAACGGCAGCAGCGTGCCGTCGAAGCTTTGGCCGATCGCCATGCCGACCACGATTCCGATCAATGTCGTGATCGAGCCGTAGAGCGAGGAGGCGGTGCCGGCGATGTGGCCCTGCGGCTCCATCGCGAGCGCGGTGAAATTGGCGACCATCATGCCGAACGAGAACATCATCAGGGCGGAGAGCACCATGAACAAGGATAGCGGCAGCACGCCGAGGCTTTCGGTCAGCAGCATCACGCCGGCCACCGCGGTGTAGAGCGTCAGTGCCCCATGCGAGATCACGCGCATGCCGAGCCGACCGACCAGCCTCGCGTTGAGGAAGCCGGCGATGGCGGTGCCGGCCGCGATCGCCGCGAAGGCGAGCGGGAAGTAATGGCCGAGGTGATAGATGCCGGTGAAGACCTGCTGGGCGCAGAAGACGTAGGCAAACAACGCGCCGATGACGCTGCCGGCGGCCGTGGCGTAGCCGATGGTCTGGCGATGGGTCACGGTCTGCCGGAAGGCCGAGAGCACGTCGGCGGGTGCCAGCGACCTGCGCTCGGACTCGGGAAGGGTTTCGGGCAGTCGCAGCACGCACCATGCGAGCGCGAGCAGGCCGTATAGCATCAGCACCACGAAGATGCCGCGCCATGCCGTCACCAGCAGCACCGCCTGTCCGAACGAGGGGGCAATCACGGGCACCGCGATGAACACCATCATCGCGAGCGACATCACGCTCGCCATGCGGCGGCCGACATAGCAGTCGCGCACGATCGAGGTCGCGATCACGCGCGTCGCCGAAGTGCCGAGCCCTTGGAGTGCGCGCGCCAGCAGCAGCGTCTCGAACGAGGGCGCCGCGACCGCCAGCACGCTCGCCACCGCATAGACCGCCATGCCGCCGAGCAGCACCGGGCGGCGGCCGAAGCGGTCCGACAACGGGCCCATGACGAACTGGCCGGCGCCGAAGCCGACCAGGAAGGTCGACAGCACCAGTTGAAGATGGTTGGCGACGGGAATCTTGAAGGCGGTGCCGATGTTGGGCAGGGCCGGCAGCATCATGTCCATCGCAAGCGGATTCAGCGCCATGATGGACGCGATCACGATGACGAATTCGGGAAAACCCATGGGACGGTGTCCGGAGGACACCCAATCGTCGGCATTGACGTCGGACAAGGAAGCTCACCTCTGAAACTGAGGGCGTTATCCATTCCGATGTTGCGTTGCACAACCCCCGTTTCGGGATGGCTGTCAGGCAGGGCCGGAGCGGACAAGAATTGGTGAGATGGCCGCCTTTCCTTTCCTGCCGGATTCTCCAGATCGCGCAACCCCCCGTGGCCGGAAACCACTGATTCACCATCCCTTCCTAAAGATCGGCGTCCGGCGCGGCCCGCCGGTCCGGCAGGATGAAACCGAAACGCATTCTGCCCACAGTGCGGCCGAGATGAGGAGGCGCCGCAGCGGCGCCCAGAGAAACAAGCCAAACAAAGGTATCCGCCTGTGTCCGAGATGTCCGGTGCAGCACGATGGTTGGAGCCCGCAGCCGACACGGCTGCGAGGCGGAACGTCTGGCTTGCCTGCCTGATCGCGCTGACTGCGCTGCTGGTGCTCGGCAATCTCGCCAACGACGCCAGGCTCGATGTGAAATATGGCTGGGACGTCCGGGTCAATTGCGCGGCAGTCGATGCGCATGCCGACGGGCTCGATCCCTATTTCGTCAAGAACCTGAAGGGCACCAAGCTCTCTTATCCCTATCTGCCCGTGACGCTGGACGTCTTCCGCCCCCTGTGCGCGGGCGGCTTTCTGGTCGATCATTACAGAAGCATCTTTCTCGTCCTCGCCGTGATCTGCGGCCTGCTCTTGCCCGGGCTC from Bradyrhizobium zhanjiangense includes these protein-coding regions:
- a CDS encoding multidrug effflux MFS transporter, whose product is MSDVNADDWVSSGHRPMGFPEFVIVIASIMALNPLAMDMMLPALPNIGTAFKIPVANHLQLVLSTFLVGFGAGQFVMGPLSDRFGRRPVLLGGMAVYAVASVLAVAAPSFETLLLARALQGLGTSATRVIATSIVRDCYVGRRMASVMSLAMMVFIAVPVIAPSFGQAVLLVTAWRGIFVVLMLYGLLALAWCVLRLPETLPESERRSLAPADVLSAFRQTVTHRQTIGYATAAGSVIGALFAYVFCAQQVFTGIYHLGHYFPLAFAAIAAGTAIAGFLNARLVGRLGMRVISHGALTLYTAVAGVMLLTESLGVLPLSLFMVLSALMMFSFGMMVANFTALAMEPQGHIAGTASSLYGSITTLIGIVVGMAIGQSFDGTLLPFSIGFFLSTLAALAIVLVVEKGRLFKPHHRPTA